A window of the Fuscovulum sp. genome harbors these coding sequences:
- the glgX gene encoding glycogen debranching protein GlgX, with product MGATFDGEGVNFAVFSAHAEKIELCLFSPDGRKELVRLALPERDGDIWHGHVGGLMPGTLYGYRVHGPYQPELGHRFNPHKLLIDPYARALEGRLKWSDALMGYKVGSPRGDMSYDTRDSAFAVPKSVVVDTSFMWGDDAPPRVQAAESVVYEAHVRGMTMLNPGVEKGLRGSFLGLASDAVIDHLVKLGVTSLELLPVQAFADERFLIAKGLRNYWGYQTIGFFAPEPRYLTKGQVWEFQSMVRRMHAAGIEVILDVVYNHTGEGDEFGPTLSFRGFDNASYYRLLHGGRHYVNDTGTGNTLNLTHPMVLRMVMDSLRYWVEVCHVDGFRFDLATVLGREAHGFDPHGGFFDAIRQDPVLSRVKLIAEPWDIGPGGYQLGGYPHPFMEWNDKFRDGVRRWWKGDPGLAPDLAKRLLGSAERFDHHGRAATSSVNFVTAHDGFNLEDLVSFTLKRNFANGEENRDGHHDNHSDNMGVEGPSDDKAVRAARDLRKRNLLATLMLAQGVPMLLAGDELGHSQGGNNNAYAQDNETTWIDWAKGDQRLVAFVARLIALRKAHPVLRQKRFLHARPRPADGLPDVVWRRADGQKPSAQDWHDPGFRCLGVELRMAAEGADGGHSAIFAVFNTGVECVLRLPDTAPGWELILDTTRPDAAPETGGPGTRAPAQSVLVFRPVAAKAPAATVSLGGKP from the coding sequence ATGGGCGCCACGTTTGACGGTGAAGGTGTGAACTTCGCCGTCTTTTCCGCCCATGCCGAAAAGATCGAGCTGTGCCTGTTCAGCCCGGATGGGCGCAAGGAACTTGTCCGTCTCGCGTTGCCGGAACGCGATGGCGACATCTGGCACGGCCATGTGGGCGGGCTGATGCCCGGAACGCTCTATGGCTATCGGGTGCACGGCCCGTATCAGCCGGAACTGGGCCACCGCTTCAACCCGCACAAGCTGCTGATCGACCCATATGCTCGCGCGCTGGAAGGGCGGTTGAAATGGTCGGATGCGCTGATGGGGTACAAGGTGGGCAGTCCGCGCGGGGACATGTCCTATGACACCCGCGACAGCGCCTTTGCCGTGCCGAAATCGGTGGTGGTGGATACGTCCTTCATGTGGGGCGATGATGCGCCGCCACGTGTGCAAGCCGCCGAGTCGGTGGTCTATGAGGCGCATGTCCGCGGCATGACGATGCTGAACCCCGGCGTGGAAAAGGGGCTGCGGGGCAGTTTCCTTGGCCTGGCGTCAGATGCGGTGATTGATCATCTGGTGAAGCTGGGGGTGACCAGTCTGGAATTGCTGCCCGTTCAGGCCTTTGCCGATGAACGGTTCCTGATCGCCAAGGGGCTGCGCAATTACTGGGGCTATCAGACCATCGGTTTCTTCGCGCCAGAGCCGCGCTACCTGACCAAGGGGCAGGTCTGGGAGTTCCAATCCATGGTCCGCCGGATGCATGCGGCGGGGATCGAGGTCATCCTTGACGTGGTCTATAACCACACGGGCGAAGGGGATGAATTCGGGCCGACCCTGTCTTTCCGGGGGTTCGACAATGCCAGTTACTACCGCCTGCTGCATGGCGGGCGGCATTATGTGAATGACACCGGCACCGGCAATACGCTGAACCTGACCCATCCGATGGTGCTGCGCATGGTGATGGACAGCCTGCGCTATTGGGTTGAGGTCTGCCATGTGGACGGGTTCCGCTTTGACCTTGCCACCGTTCTGGGGCGCGAGGCGCATGGCTTTGATCCGCATGGTGGCTTTTTCGATGCAATCCGGCAGGACCCGGTCCTGTCGCGGGTGAAGCTAATCGCCGAGCCATGGGATATCGGCCCCGGCGGGTATCAGCTGGGCGGCTATCCCCATCCTTTCATGGAATGGAACGACAAGTTCCGCGATGGTGTGCGGCGGTGGTGGAAAGGCGATCCGGGGCTTGCGCCGGACCTTGCCAAGCGCCTTTTGGGCAGCGCTGAACGGTTCGACCATCACGGGCGGGCGGCGACATCTTCGGTGAACTTTGTCACCGCGCATGACGGGTTCAATCTGGAGGATCTGGTCAGTTTCACCCTGAAACGCAACTTCGCCAATGGCGAGGAAAACCGCGACGGCCACCATGACAACCATTCCGACAATATGGGGGTAGAGGGGCCGAGCGACGACAAAGCCGTGCGCGCGGCGCGCGACCTGCGCAAACGCAACCTGCTGGCCACGCTGATGTTGGCTCAAGGGGTGCCGATGCTGCTGGCGGGGGATGAGCTTGGCCACAGCCAAGGCGGCAACAACAACGCCTATGCGCAGGATAACGAGACGACGTGGATCGACTGGGCAAAGGGTGACCAACGGCTGGTGGCATTTGTCGCGCGGCTGATCGCGCTGCGCAAGGCGCATCCGGTGCTGCGGCAAAAGCGGTTCCTGCATGCGCGCCCGCGGCCTGCGGATGGGCTGCCCGATGTCGTCTGGCGGCGGGCGGATGGGCAAAAACCATCGGCGCAGGATTGGCATGATCCGGGTTTTCGCTGCCTTGGGGTGGAATTGCGCATGGCGGCCGAAGGGGCGGATGGCGGCCATTCCGCGATATTTGCGGTGTTCAATACAGGCGTGGAATGCGTGCTGCGCCTGCCCGATACCGCGCCGGGCTGGGAATTGATCCTGGATACCACACGCCCCGATGCAGCGCCCGAAACGGGCGGCCCCGGCACGCGGGCGCCTGCGCAATCCGTACTCGTCTTCCGGCCGGTTGCGGCCAAGGCCCCAGCGGCCACTGTTTCCTTGGGAGGAAAGCCATGA
- a CDS encoding alpha-D-glucose phosphate-specific phosphoglucomutase — protein sequence MTIRTVPTQPIAGQKPGTSGLRKKTPVFMGHHYLENFVQSILDVVGAQGKTFVLGGDGRYFNDRAAQVILRMAAANGAARVIVGQGAILSTPAASHLIRLNKTDGGIIMSASHNPGGPDEDFGVKFNMPNGGPAPEGVTEAMYKRTTEITEYRIVEAQDVDLSRIGRTSIAGMVVDVVDPVSDYAALMETLFDFGAIRAMFAGGFRMRMDSMCAVTGPYAVDILENRLGAAQGTCVNATPLPDFGGMHPDPNPTWAKALMDEMFGDNAPDFGAASDGDGDRNMVVGRGIYVSPSDSLAVLAANAHLAPGYARGLKGVARSMPTSAAADRVAAALGIESYETPTGWKFFGNLLDAGRATICGEESFGTGSDHVREKDGLWAVLLWLNILAVRKQSVAEILAEHWARFGRNYYSRHDFEAIEVAKAEAMVASLRGALPGLPGKTVEGMVIAGADEFAYTDPVDGSVSTQQGVRVMFTDGSRLVLRLSGTGTEGATLRLYLERYAPGPGGLDLDPQAALAPVIRAADQIARIAEFTGRSAPNVVT from the coding sequence ATGACAATCCGCACCGTTCCCACACAGCCCATCGCGGGGCAGAAGCCCGGCACATCCGGCCTGCGCAAGAAGACGCCCGTTTTCATGGGGCATCACTATCTGGAGAATTTCGTCCAGAGCATCCTTGATGTCGTGGGGGCGCAGGGAAAGACCTTCGTTCTGGGTGGCGACGGGCGCTATTTCAACGACCGCGCAGCGCAGGTCATCCTTCGGATGGCGGCAGCGAATGGCGCGGCGCGGGTGATCGTGGGGCAGGGGGCGATCCTGTCCACCCCGGCGGCCAGCCACCTGATCCGGCTGAACAAGACCGATGGCGGGATCATCATGTCGGCCTCGCACAATCCGGGCGGGCCGGATGAGGATTTCGGGGTCAAGTTCAACATGCCCAATGGCGGACCCGCGCCGGAGGGCGTGACCGAGGCGATGTACAAGCGCACGACCGAGATCACGGAATATCGCATCGTCGAGGCGCAGGATGTGGACCTGTCGCGCATCGGGCGCACCTCGATTGCGGGGATGGTGGTCGATGTGGTGGACCCGGTGTCCGACTATGCCGCGCTAATGGAGACGCTGTTCGATTTCGGGGCGATCCGCGCGATGTTCGCAGGCGGGTTCCGGATGCGTATGGACAGCATGTGCGCCGTGACCGGGCCCTATGCGGTGGATATCCTGGAAAACCGTCTGGGCGCGGCGCAGGGGACCTGCGTCAATGCCACACCGCTTCCGGATTTCGGGGGGATGCATCCCGACCCGAACCCGACCTGGGCCAAGGCGTTGATGGATGAGATGTTTGGGGACAACGCGCCGGATTTTGGCGCGGCGTCGGATGGCGATGGCGATCGCAACATGGTGGTGGGACGGGGGATTTATGTCTCGCCCTCGGACAGCCTTGCCGTGCTGGCCGCAAATGCGCATCTGGCACCGGGCTATGCGCGCGGCCTGAAAGGCGTGGCGCGGTCGATGCCCACTTCGGCGGCGGCGGACCGGGTGGCAGCGGCGCTGGGGATTGAGAGTTACGAGACGCCCACGGGGTGGAAATTCTTTGGCAACTTGCTGGATGCGGGCCGCGCCACGATCTGTGGTGAGGAAAGCTTCGGCACCGGATCGGACCATGTGCGCGAAAAGGACGGGCTTTGGGCGGTTTTGCTGTGGCTGAACATTCTGGCCGTGCGCAAGCAATCGGTGGCCGAGATATTGGCCGAGCATTGGGCGCGGTTCGGGCGCAACTACTATAGCCGCCATGATTTCGAAGCGATCGAGGTGGCCAAAGCTGAAGCGATGGTCGCCTCGCTGCGCGGGGCTCTGCCAGGGCTGCCGGGCAAGACAGTCGAGGGGATGGTGATCGCCGGGGCGGATGAGTTTGCCTATACCGATCCGGTGGATGGATCGGTCAGCACCCAGCAAGGGGTGCGGGTGATGTTCACCGACGGATCCCGCCTTGTGCTGCGCCTGTCGGGGACAGGGACCGAGGGCGCGACGCTGCGGCTGTATCTGGAGCGCTATGCGCCGGGACCGGGGGGATTGGACCTTGATCCGCAGGCGGCGCTTGCCCCGGTGATCCGGGCAGCAGACCAGATCGCGCGGATCGCCGAGTTCACCGGGCGGTCGGCCCCCAATGTGGTGACCTGA
- a CDS encoding trimethylamine methyltransferase family protein, with product MNEVRHQRSGRAARQAERAQKGGGVGRPYILRNIPTYDILGEESLLKIEAAADRILAETGIEFRDDPVVLEHWKRAGAEVDGVLVRFPPGLLREVLRDAPVSFTQHARNPAKSVEIGGRSVVFAPAYGSPFVMDMDRGRRFGTLEDFRNFIKLAQASPAFHHSGGTICEPTDIAVNKRHLDMVMAHLTLSDRPFMGSVTAEERAEDSIDMARIVFGRDFVDANCVILGNVNVNSPLVWDGTMTRSLRAYARANQAAVVVPFILGGAMGPVTNAGAIAQSLAETMAGCALTQLERKGAPVIFGNFLSSMSLRSGSPTFGTPEPAIGSMVIGQLARRLNLPLRCSGNFTTSKLPDAQAMMEGTMSMLAAIHCGANFILHSAGFLDGLLSMSYEKFMLDADLCGALHSYLDGVKIDDDQLAVEAFAEVGPGNHFFGCAHTMAHYETAFWDSELSDNEPFEKWEAAGGADAATRANRLWKKRLAEFEAPPMDIAMREALEDYVSRKKATMADMWY from the coding sequence ATGAACGAGGTTCGGCATCAGCGGTCAGGCCGCGCGGCGCGGCAGGCGGAGCGGGCGCAGAAGGGGGGCGGGGTCGGACGGCCCTATATCCTGCGCAATATTCCCACCTATGACATTCTGGGCGAGGAAAGCTTGCTGAAGATCGAAGCGGCGGCGGATCGGATCTTGGCCGAGACGGGGATCGAGTTCCGCGATGATCCCGTGGTGCTGGAGCATTGGAAGCGCGCAGGGGCGGAGGTGGACGGCGTGCTGGTGCGCTTTCCGCCCGGATTGCTGCGCGAGGTGCTGCGTGATGCGCCCGTGAGTTTTACCCAGCATGCGCGCAATCCGGCGAAATCGGTGGAGATCGGTGGCAGGTCGGTGGTCTTTGCGCCCGCCTATGGCAGCCCCTTTGTCATGGATATGGACCGGGGGCGGCGTTTTGGGACGCTGGAGGATTTCCGGAACTTCATCAAGCTGGCGCAGGCGAGCCCCGCCTTTCACCATTCCGGCGGGACGATCTGCGAGCCCACGGATATTGCCGTGAACAAACGGCATCTCGACATGGTCATGGCGCATCTGACGCTGTCAGACCGGCCCTTCATGGGATCGGTCACGGCGGAGGAGCGGGCCGAGGATTCGATCGACATGGCGCGGATCGTGTTCGGACGCGATTTTGTGGACGCCAATTGCGTGATCCTGGGAAATGTGAACGTCAATTCGCCGCTGGTCTGGGATGGCACGATGACGCGCAGTTTGCGCGCCTATGCGCGGGCCAATCAGGCGGCGGTGGTGGTGCCCTTCATCCTTGGTGGGGCTATGGGGCCGGTGACCAATGCCGGGGCAATTGCGCAGTCGCTCGCGGAAACCATGGCGGGATGCGCGCTGACGCAGTTGGAGCGCAAGGGCGCGCCGGTGATCTTTGGCAATTTCCTGTCATCGATGAGCCTGCGGTCAGGATCGCCCACCTTTGGCACACCGGAGCCTGCGATCGGTTCCATGGTCATTGGGCAACTGGCGCGGCGGTTGAACCTGCCGCTGCGCTGTTCGGGGAATTTCACCACGTCAAAGCTGCCCGATGCGCAGGCGATGATGGAAGGCACCATGTCGATGCTGGCTGCCATTCATTGCGGGGCGAATTTCATCCTGCATTCCGCCGGGTTTCTGGATGGGCTTTTGAGCATGTCCTATGAGAAGTTCATGCTGGATGCCGATCTGTGCGGCGCGCTGCATTCCTATCTGGACGGGGTGAAGATCGACGACGACCAGTTGGCGGTGGAGGCCTTCGCCGAAGTGGGTCCGGGCAACCATTTCTTTGGCTGTGCGCACACCATGGCGCATTACGAAACGGCGTTCTGGGACAGCGAATTGTCCGACAATGAGCCGTTCGAGAAATGGGAGGCGGCGGGTGGGGCGGATGCTGCGACACGCGCCAACCGATTGTGGAAGAAGCGGCTGGCCGAATTTGAGGCCCCGCCCATGGACATCGCGATGCGCGAGGCGCTGGAGGATTACGTATCCCGCAAGAAGGCCACGATGGCCGATATGTGGTACTAG
- a CDS encoding lytic transglycosylase domain-containing protein: MMMSRRALLALSLPLALAACGAPPEPEVSRGPQGPEEINRLISRYAQVYDIPESLIHETVRRESGYNPAARNGPYYGLMQIHPQTAQTMGFRGDPSQLLDAETNMIYAGKYLRGAWLVSRGDHDAAHMWYRRGYYYEAKRMGLLEETGLRG, from the coding sequence ATGATGATGTCCCGCCGTGCCCTTCTTGCCCTGTCGCTGCCGCTGGCACTGGCCGCCTGTGGCGCGCCGCCCGAACCCGAGGTGTCGCGTGGCCCCCAGGGCCCAGAGGAAATCAATCGCCTGATTTCCCGCTATGCGCAGGTTTACGACATTCCCGAAAGCCTGATCCACGAAACCGTGCGCCGCGAAAGCGGCTATAACCCCGCCGCCCGCAACGGCCCCTATTACGGGCTGATGCAGATCCACCCGCAAACCGCCCAGACCATGGGCTTTCGTGGCGATCCGTCCCAACTTTTGGATGCGGAAACCAACATGATCTATGCGGGCAAATACCTGCGCGGGGCGTGGCTCGTGTCGCGGGGCGACCATGACGCCGCACATATGTGGTATCGTCGCGGCTACTATTACGAAGCAAAGCGCATGGGTCTGCTGGAAGAAACCGGCCTGCGCGGCTAG
- a CDS encoding response regulator transcription factor yields MEQGMRRLASALIVDDHPLFCDALSMTLRAVAGIEVVETADRLETALTRLELSPLPDVIVLDLNLPDVNGLDGLIRLRATVGDVPVVVVSSLADNRVIGAALRAGAVGFVPKHSRREVFKAAFDAIRAGDGYLPDGFVPQADPNAPANQQEEAIARLSLLTRQQAKILQLICEGMLNKQIAYELTIAETTVKAHVTAIMRKLGVQSRTQAVLIAQEASFDRLMPEAS; encoded by the coding sequence ATGGAACAGGGAATGCGCAGGTTGGCTTCGGCCCTGATCGTGGATGACCATCCGCTGTTCTGCGATGCCCTGTCGATGACGTTGCGCGCCGTGGCGGGGATCGAGGTGGTGGAAACCGCCGACCGATTGGAAACCGCGCTGACGCGGCTGGAACTGTCGCCCTTGCCTGATGTGATCGTGCTGGATCTGAACCTGCCGGATGTGAACGGGCTGGACGGGTTGATCCGTCTGCGGGCCACAGTGGGCGATGTGCCGGTGGTGGTGGTCAGCTCGCTGGCCGACAACCGGGTGATCGGGGCGGCGCTGCGGGCGGGGGCGGTCGGATTTGTGCCAAAGCATTCCCGGCGCGAGGTGTTCAAGGCGGCTTTTGACGCGATCCGCGCCGGCGATGGCTATCTGCCCGATGGGTTCGTGCCGCAGGCCGATCCCAATGCGCCGGCCAATCAGCAGGAAGAAGCGATTGCGCGGCTGTCGCTTCTGACACGGCAGCAGGCCAAGATCCTGCAACTGATCTGCGAGGGGATGTTGAACAAGCAGATCGCCTATGAGCTGACCATCGCGGAAACCACGGTGAAGGCGCATGTCACCGCCATCATGCGCAAGCTGGGCGTGCAAAGCCGGACGCAGGCGGTGCTGATCGCGCAGGAAGCAAGCTTTGACCGGCTGATGCCCGAGGCGAGCTGA
- a CDS encoding FIST N-terminal domain-containing protein: protein MALVARASVSVTAANPLRRLEEALGPGPFALVVLFVSPDADLDALALRLPGRFGGAPVIGCSTAGEISGEGYTEGEIVAVGLPAAHFAADVLLVPDLSVLEREAMIGRLIRSRQGLARQRPDWAGEFAFLLVDGLSVREDELTSALASGLGPVPLFGGSAGDGTRFKATYVLHEGHALQNAAVLALIRTDCRVKVFSLDHLLPTEARMVVTEADPARRIVRQINAEPAAQEYARLLGKDPAQLTTFTFAAHPVVVRIGGKHHVRAIREVGEDGDLIFFSAIDEGVVLTLAQPQDMVAHLEAEMVALAAKGQPVAILACDCILRRMEAQEKQKTGAVSAILRAHGVVGFSTYGEQLNSMHVNQTMTGVAIYPPGSAR, encoded by the coding sequence TTGGCGCTGGTGGCGCGGGCCTCTGTTTCCGTGACGGCGGCCAATCCCCTGCGGCGGTTGGAAGAGGCGCTGGGGCCGGGGCCATTCGCGCTGGTGGTGCTGTTCGTTTCGCCCGATGCGGACCTCGATGCGCTGGCGCTGCGCCTGCCGGGGCGGTTTGGCGGCGCGCCGGTGATCGGTTGTTCCACCGCGGGCGAGATTTCGGGCGAGGGGTATACCGAAGGCGAGATTGTCGCCGTGGGCCTTCCCGCCGCGCATTTCGCCGCCGATGTGCTGTTGGTGCCTGACCTTTCGGTGCTGGAGCGTGAGGCGATGATCGGCCGTTTGATCCGGTCGCGTCAGGGGCTGGCGCGGCAAAGGCCCGATTGGGCAGGCGAGTTTGCCTTTCTGCTGGTCGACGGACTGTCGGTGCGCGAGGATGAACTCACCTCGGCCCTTGCGTCGGGCTTGGGGCCGGTGCCGCTGTTTGGCGGATCGGCGGGGGACGGGACGCGGTTCAAGGCGACCTATGTGCTGCATGAAGGGCATGCCTTGCAGAACGCCGCCGTGCTGGCGCTGATCCGCACCGATTGCCGGGTGAAGGTGTTCAGCCTGGATCACCTGTTGCCCACCGAGGCGCGGATGGTGGTGACCGAGGCCGATCCCGCCCGCCGCATCGTGCGGCAGATCAATGCCGAACCGGCAGCGCAGGAATATGCACGGCTTCTGGGCAAGGATCCGGCGCAACTGACCACATTCACCTTTGCCGCCCATCCGGTTGTCGTGCGCATCGGTGGCAAACACCATGTCCGCGCCATCCGCGAGGTAGGCGAGGACGGCGATCTGATCTTCTTCTCTGCCATCGATGAGGGCGTGGTGCTGACACTGGCGCAGCCGCAGGACATGGTGGCGCATCTTGAGGCGGAAATGGTCGCGCTGGCGGCCAAGGGGCAGCCGGTGGCCATTCTGGCCTGCGATTGCATCCTGCGCCGGATGGAAGCGCAGGAAAAGCAGAAGACCGGGGCGGTGTCGGCCATCCTGCGCGCCCATGGGGTGGTGGGCTTTTCCACCTATGGCGAGCAGTTGAATTCCATGCATGTGAACCAGACCATGACCGGGGTCGCGATCTATCCGCCGGGAAGTGCGCGATGA
- a CDS encoding PAS-domain containing protein, with protein sequence MIDTLINPADPPERQTQKLLTIAQVLMRRVEQITDDSGAAYAQFQRAAMLEDQVRERTHDLERALDLLNDSNARLADANRATEAARQNLANAIETIQEGFALFDAQDVLVMCNSRFGMHMLDLRDHLKPGLTFGDYVDRVSRSRFLELPGGETPEDWAIARRRRHQDRHVIFNVRMVWDRWVQVSEHRTLDGGTVILQTDVTEIIRLERSERGKMLDDQARVIRATLDHISQGVCIFDAEARLVGWNQRLGQLLTIPMARFRMGVSFDAILDRFRPDLAFGEDRAEARLGDWVAAKGDRGAIRFELRRGPDMIMDVFAQGMPDGGFVMSFTDVTAERAAIEALSRANETLEARVMDRTLELEDALAHAERANASRSRFVAAASHDLLQPLSAAKLFISSIGEGALVPEAKATLDKAQNALLSVEGILGALLDISKLESGRAAVAVGPVRLDRLLAQLNDEFGAIAAAKGLRLSVVPSRVSVMSDPAYLRRILQNLIGNAIRYTDRGRVLVGVRRRGGMVRIEVRDTGPGIPEEEQDNIFKEFHRLNARASASEGMGLGLAIVERACALLGHPLGLTSQIGVGTCFMVQVPLSEGLTLVADGPRPTVSPAPRPSMQNRIVFLVENDGDLRRAMGLLLEKWGVSVLDAASGEEALDLIDELGILPDCFIVDHNLGDGMDGLRFVAEVQARHGAVPSRIVTADRRPELRAACAEAGIGLMMKPLEPRALESFIVGLPAAG encoded by the coding sequence ATGATTGACACGCTGATCAACCCCGCCGATCCGCCCGAACGGCAGACGCAAAAGCTGCTCACCATCGCGCAGGTTCTGATGCGGCGGGTGGAACAGATCACCGATGACAGCGGCGCCGCCTATGCCCAGTTCCAACGCGCGGCCATGCTGGAAGATCAGGTGCGCGAACGCACCCATGATCTGGAACGCGCGCTGGACCTGCTGAATGACAGCAATGCAAGGCTGGCCGATGCGAACCGCGCGACCGAGGCGGCGCGCCAGAACCTTGCCAATGCCATCGAGACGATTCAGGAAGGCTTTGCCCTGTTCGATGCGCAGGATGTTCTAGTGATGTGCAATTCGCGCTTTGGCATGCACATGCTGGACCTGCGCGATCATCTGAAGCCGGGCCTGACCTTTGGTGATTATGTTGACCGCGTCAGCCGGTCGCGGTTTTTGGAATTGCCGGGGGGCGAGACGCCCGAGGATTGGGCCATTGCGCGGCGCAGGCGGCATCAGGACCGGCATGTGATCTTTAACGTGCGCATGGTCTGGGACCGCTGGGTGCAGGTGAGCGAACATCGCACACTGGATGGCGGGACGGTGATCCTGCAGACGGACGTGACCGAGATCATCCGTCTGGAACGGTCCGAACGCGGCAAGATGCTGGACGATCAGGCGCGGGTGATCCGCGCCACGCTGGACCATATCAGCCAAGGCGTCTGCATCTTCGATGCAGAGGCGCGGCTTGTGGGGTGGAATCAGCGGTTGGGCCAGTTGCTGACTATCCCGATGGCGCGGTTCCGCATGGGCGTCAGCTTTGATGCTATCCTTGACCGGTTCCGCCCCGATCTGGCCTTTGGCGAGGACAGGGCCGAGGCGCGGCTGGGCGATTGGGTGGCGGCCAAGGGTGACCGTGGGGCGATCCGGTTTGAGCTGCGCCGCGGGCCGGACATGATCATGGATGTCTTTGCCCAAGGGATGCCGGACGGTGGTTTCGTGATGTCTTTCACCGATGTCACCGCCGAACGTGCTGCAATCGAGGCATTGTCCCGCGCCAATGAAACGCTTGAGGCGCGGGTGATGGACCGCACGCTGGAACTGGAGGATGCGTTGGCCCATGCCGAACGCGCCAATGCCAGCCGGTCGCGTTTCGTGGCGGCGGCCAGCCATGACCTGCTGCAACCCCTGTCGGCGGCAAAGCTGTTCATTTCCTCTATCGGTGAAGGGGCACTGGTGCCCGAGGCAAAAGCCACGTTGGACAAGGCGCAGAATGCGCTTTTGTCGGTCGAGGGGATTCTGGGCGCGCTGTTGGACATTTCCAAACTGGAAAGCGGGCGCGCGGCGGTGGCGGTCGGGCCTGTGCGGCTGGACCGGCTGCTGGCGCAGTTGAACGATGAATTCGGGGCCATCGCGGCGGCCAAGGGCCTGCGTCTGTCGGTCGTGCCGTCGCGGGTTTCAGTGATGTCTGACCCCGCCTATCTGCGGCGCATCCTGCAAAACCTGATCGGCAATGCGATCCGCTATACTGACCGGGGCCGCGTTTTGGTGGGGGTGCGGCGGCGCGGCGGGATGGTGCGGATCGAGGTGCGCGATACCGGGCCGGGCATCCCCGAAGAAGAACAGGACAACATCTTCAAAGAGTTCCACCGCCTGAACGCCCGCGCTTCGGCATCCGAGGGGATGGGGCTGGGCCTTGCCATCGTGGAACGTGCCTGCGCGCTTTTGGGCCATCCGCTGGGCCTGACATCCCAGATCGGGGTGGGGACATGTTTCATGGTGCAGGTGCCCTTGTCCGAAGGTCTGACACTGGTGGCCGATGGCCCCCGCCCGACCGTTTCCCCCGCGCCCCGCCCGTCGATGCAGAACCGGATCGTGTTTCTGGTGGAAAATGACGGCGATCTGCGCCGCGCCATGGGCCTTTTGCTGGAAAAATGGGGGGTCAGCGTGCTCGATGCCGCCTCGGGCGAAGAGGCGTTGGATTTGATCGATGAACTGGGCATCCTGCCCGACTGTTTTATCGTGGATCACAACCTTGGCGACGGGATGGATGGTCTGCGCTTTGTGGCTGAGGTGCAGGCCCGGCATGGCGCGGTGCCGTCACGCATCGTGACCGCCGACCGCCGCCCGGAATTGCGCGCCGCTTGCGCCGAGGCGGGCATCGGGTTGATGATGAAACCGCTGGAGCCGCGCGCGCTGGAAAGCTTTATCGTCGGGCTGCCTGCGGCGGGATAG
- a CDS encoding carbon monoxide dehydrogenase subunit G, translating to MQLSDFREIKADPATVWAAILNPDVLKECVPGCESMTGSPEEGFEAVVTQKVGPVKATFKGAVSISDRIEGKSLKISGEGKGGPAGFAKGSAAVTLEPSEAGTRLTYEVDANVGGKIAQLGSRIIDGFAKKMADEFFTRFQAAVEGPQEDEAEAVAEGEGEGEKKKGWFKKLIG from the coding sequence ATGCAGCTTAGCGATTTTCGAGAAATCAAGGCAGACCCAGCAACAGTCTGGGCGGCCATCCTGAACCCCGATGTTCTGAAGGAATGCGTGCCGGGATGCGAAAGCATGACCGGCAGCCCGGAAGAGGGGTTCGAGGCCGTAGTGACCCAGAAGGTCGGCCCGGTGAAGGCCACCTTCAAAGGGGCGGTGTCGATCAGCGACCGGATCGAAGGCAAAAGCCTGAAGATCAGCGGCGAAGGCAAGGGCGGCCCGGCTGGTTTTGCCAAGGGCAGCGCTGCGGTGACGCTGGAACCCAGCGAGGCGGGTACACGGCTGACATATGAAGTGGATGCCAATGTGGGCGGCAAGATCGCCCAGCTTGGCAGCCGGATCATCGACGGCTTTGCCAAGAAGATGGCGGATGAATTCTTCACCCGCTTTCAGGCCGCCGTCGAAGGCCCGCAGGAAGACGAGGCCGAGGCTGTAGCCGAGGGCGAAGGCGAAGGCGAAAAGAAAAAGGGCTGGTTCAAAAAGCTGATCGGCTGA
- a CDS encoding (2Fe-2S)-binding protein, producing MTKVTMTVNGKVVSAETEGRTLLSSFLREGLGLTGTHVGCDTSQCGACVVHVDGKAVKSCTMFAADAAGANVKTIEGMINADGSLSVVQQAFQDHHGLQCGFCTPGMVMSSAALLAENPKPSEAEIRHYLEGNICRCTGYHNIVKAVLAASGQDAAAMAAE from the coding sequence ATGACGAAAGTCACGATGACCGTGAACGGCAAGGTCGTTTCGGCCGAGACCGAGGGGCGCACGCTGCTGTCGTCCTTTCTGCGCGAAGGGCTGGGTCTGACCGGCACCCATGTCGGTTGCGACACGTCGCAATGCGGGGCCTGCGTGGTGCATGTCGACGGCAAGGCCGTGAAATCCTGCACCATGTTCGCCGCCGATGCGGCCGGGGCCAATGTCAAGACCATCGAAGGCATGATCAATGCCGATGGGTCGCTGTCGGTGGTCCAGCAGGCGTTTCAGGATCATCACGGCCTGCAATGCGGCTTCTGCACGCCGGGCATGGTGATGTCTTCCGCCGCCCTGCTGGCCGAAAACCCCAAGCCGAGCGAGGCCGAGATCCGGCATTATCTGGAAGGCAATATCTGCCGCTGCACCGGGTATCATAACATCGTCAAGGCTGTGCTGGCGGCATCCGGGCAGGATGCAGCCGCGATGGCCGCCGAATAA